From the genome of Vicia villosa cultivar HV-30 ecotype Madison, WI linkage group LG2, Vvil1.0, whole genome shotgun sequence, one region includes:
- the LOC131650398 gene encoding uncharacterized protein LOC131650398, which yields MGTFKVIFYTKGRFAKNPNLTYEGGEVYAFTGQDTGSWSFFDSCDLIMSIDPGFDYKKVRMWWKHVDGSLENDLNSFRDDNDAFEMAASVHNEVGDIEIYVEHKPSTRDATFMKNVRKRKKGIMDEGGDEPKGDEGSSFAEGFEKDESNKQPNADDADVADSSEGMNPSLITPEMGKKHVIEDEYLTDEFDSGAEDDSDDDRPRVVRLNEEDGVSKDFKIKVGMEFSSLRQFKTCILEHNVLNGRDVRFEKNDAVRCRVVCKEKGQCNYTVLCSKVLISTTFKIKTLFAKHKCGRQFFNKSAKAEWVAKVIVDRMKNCSKMKLNDVIEYVRVRYATEIPGCRAFKARQIAKRVVEGDSSKQYSLLWSYEAELRRASPGNTFKMNIQTPGPGLLPRFERCYLCFDGTKKALKLACRPFIGLDECHLKHKYGGILLIAVGRDPNDQYLPLAFGVVETESKDTWSWFMELLLQDIGEKRWCFISYQQKGLVQVFEEQYPAFEHRFCVSHLYANFKKKFGGGTLFRGLMLAAAKATYVEAHQQYMHKIKEASNDAFEWLEAIPKSKWCKHVFPLYSKCDVLMNNLSESFNATILLQRDKSIITMFEWIRSYLMGRFATLREKVGYKGRIMSKPLRRLDREIKKSVSWTATYAGRLTFQVTHVMFTDSFVVELAKHTCSCNFWDLIGIPCRHAISAIHRKVDDPIDYVHQYYHKSTYVKCYEEDITPLKILLYTPTIILIPIHIKN from the exons ATGGGTACATTTAAGGTAATATTTTACACGAAGGGCCGTTTTGCAAAAAATCCAAATCTGACCTACGAGGGTGGGGAAGTTTATGCTTTTACTGGTCAAGACACTGGGTCGTGGTCGTTTTTTGATTCATGTGATTTAATAATGTCCATAGATCCTGGGTTTGACTACAAAAAAGTTAGGATGTGGTGGAAGCATGTTGATGGTAGTCTAGAAAATGACCTCAATTCATTTAGGGATGATAATGATGCTTTTGAGATGGCTGCTTCAGTCCATAATGAAGTAGGTGATATTGAAATATATGTTGAGCACAAACCAAGCACTAGGGATGCAACATTTATGAAGAATgtaaggaagaggaagaagggcatAATGGATGAAGGTGGTGATGAACCAAAGGGTGATGAGGGTTCCA GTTTTGCTGAGGGTTTTGAAAAGGATGAATCCAATAAGCAACCGAATGCAGATGATGCAGATGTTGCAGACTCTAGTGAGGGTATGAATCCTAGTTTGATTACACCTGAAATGGGTAAGAAACATGTCATTGAAGATGAGTATTTGACTGATGAGTTTGATAGTGGTGCTGAagatgatagtgatgatgataGGCCTAGGGTTGTTAGGTTAAATGAGGAAGATGGTGTAAGCAAAGATTTTAAGATCAAGGTAGGCATGGAATTTTCATCACTAAGGCAATTCAAGACTTGTATTCTTGAGCATAATGTGCTGAATGGGAGGGATGTCAGGTTTGAGAAAAATGATGCAGTGAGATGTAGAGTTGTTTGCAAGGAAAAGGGACAATGCAATTACACTGTTTTGTGTAGTAAAGTGTTAATATCAACTACATTTAAAATCAAGACATTGTTTGCTAAACACAAGTGTGGAAGACAATTTTTTAACAAGAGTGCCAAAGCTGAATGGGTTGCAAAAGTAATTGTTGACAGGATGAAAAATTGCAGCAAAATGAAATTGAATGATGTAATTGAATATGTAAGAGTGAGATATGCTACTGAAATCCCTGGATGTAGGGCATTTAAGGCAAGGCAGATTGCCAAAAGGGTTGTGGAAGGGGACTCTAGCAAACAGTACAGTCTATTGTGGTCATATGAGGCTGAATTGAGGAGGGCTTCCCCGGGAAACACCTTCAAGATGAACATACAAACTCCAGGACCAGGTTTGCTACCAAGGTTTGAAAGGTGTTATCTGTGCTTTGATGGAACAAAGAAAGCCCTGAAGTTAGCTTGTAGGCCTTTTATTGGACTAGATGAATGTCATCTAAAGCACAAGTATGGTGGGATATTGTTAATAGCTGTTGGGAGAGATCCAAATGACCAGTATTTACCCTTAGCTTTTGGAGTGGTGGAAACTGAGTCAAAAGACACTTGGAGTTGGTTTATGGAGCTTCTACTTCAGGATATCGGTGAAAAAAGATGGTGCTTCATTTCTTACCAACAAAAG GGTCTTGTACAAGTGTTTGAGGAGCAATATCCAGCTTTTGAACATAGGTTTTGTGTAAGCCACTTGTATGCTAACTTTAAGAAAAAGTTTGGAGGTGGAACCCTATTTAGGGGTCTCATGCTGGCTGCAGCAAAGGCTACATATGTGGAGGCTCATCAGCAATACATGCATAAGATCAAAGAGGCCAGCAATGATGCTTTTGAATGGTTGGAAGCAATCCCAAAATCTAAGTGGTGTAAGCATGTTTTTCCTCTTTATAGTAAATGTGATGTCTTGATGAATAACTTAAGTGAATCCTTTAATGCAACTATCTTGCTTCAAAGGGATAAGTCGATCATAACTATGTTTGAATGGATTAGATCATACCTAATGGGTAGGTTTGCAACCTTAAGGGAAAAAGTTGGGTATAAGGGTAGAATCATGTCTAAACCACTTAGGAGGTTGGATAGAGAGATTAAAAAGAGTGTCAGTTGGACAGCAACTTATGCAGGACGATTGACCTTCCAAGTTACACATGTAATGTTTACTGATAGTTTTGTAGTAGAGTTGGCTAAGCATACTTGTTCATGTAATTTTTGGGATCTGATTGGTATACCATGTAGACATGCCATTTCTGCCATCCATAGGAAAGTAGATGATCCCATTGATTATGTACATCAGTATTATCACAAATCAACTTATGTCAAGTGTTATGAGGAGGACATCACCCCTTTGAAAATTTTACTTTATACCCCTACAATTATACTCATACCCATACACATAAAAAATTAA